One Micropterus dolomieu isolate WLL.071019.BEF.003 ecotype Adirondacks unplaced genomic scaffold, ASM2129224v1 contig_14124, whole genome shotgun sequence genomic region harbors:
- the LOC123966727 gene encoding histone H2A-like: protein MSGRGKTGGKARAKAKTRSSRAGLQFPVGRVHRLLRKGNYAQRVGAGAPVYLAAVLEYLTAEILELAGNAARDNKKTRIIPRHLQLAVRNDEELNKLLGGVTIAQGGVLPNIQAVLLPKKTEKPAKK, encoded by the coding sequence ATGTCTGGAAGAGGTAAAACCGGAGGCAAAGCCAGAGCAAAGGCAAAGACCCGCTCCTCCCGCGCCGGGCTCCAGTTCCCCGTCGGTCGTGTCCACAGACTCCTGCGCAAAGGAAACTACGCCCAGCGCGTCGGTGCCGGAGCCCCCGTGTACCTGGCGGCGGTGCTCGAGTACCTGACCGCTGAGATCCTGGAGCTGGCCGGAAACGCCGCCCGCGACAACAAGAAGACCAGGATCATCCCCCGTCACCTGCAGCTGGCCGTCCGCAACGACGAGGAGCTCAACAAGCTGCTGGGCGGAGTGACCATCGCTCAGGGCGGCGTGCTGCCCAACATCCAGGCGGTCCTGCTGCCCAAGAAGACCGAGAAGCCCGCCAAGAagtaa
- the LOC123966725 gene encoding histone H3-like — MARTKQTARKSTGGKAPRKQLATKAARKSAPATGGVKKPHRYRPGTVALREIRRYQKSTELLIRKLPFQRLVREIAQDFKTDLRFQSSAVMALQEASEAYLVGLFEDTNLCAIHAKRVTIMPKDIQLARRIRGERGRNSPHTSLHHNGSFKSHLTKAQELLPLIMRTIIYYCSIKH; from the coding sequence ATGGCCAGAACCAAGCAGACCGCCCGTAAATCCACCGGAGGAAAAGCTCCCAGGAAGCAGCTGGCCACCAAGGCTGCCCGTAAGAGCGCCCCGGCCACCGGCGGAGTGAAGAAGCCCCACCGCTACAGGCCCGGTACCGTGGCTCTCCGAGAGATCCGCCGCTACCAGAAGTCCACCGAGCTGCTGATCCGCAAGCTGCCCTTCCAGCGCCTGGTGAGGGAGATCGCTCAGGACTTCAAGACCGACCTGCGCTTCCAGAGCTCCGCCGTCATGGCTCTGCAGGAGGCCAGCGAGGCTTACCTGGTCGGCCTCTTCGAGGACACCAACCTGTGCGCCATCCACGCCAAGAGGGTCACCATCATGCCCAAAGACATCCAGCTGGCCCGACGCATCCgcggagagagggggagaaactCCCCCCACACCTCTTTACACCACAACGGCTCTTTTAAGAGCCACCTCACTAAAGCTCAAGAGCTCCTTCCTCTGATCATGAGAACAATCATATATTACTGTTCAATCAAACACTGA